In a single window of the Phaeobacter sp. G2 genome:
- a CDS encoding AMP-binding protein produces the protein MTRLTEFTSYSDAQKQYSKEKLWELFDGDRAQFNIAHECLDRHVDGDNVALRIAHSDGADEILTFEEVSRRSSQIAHYLDAKGIKKGDRVAVMIEPSLAFYAAMFGVIKSGAVAVPMFSLFGPDGIRLRVGDCQPAVFLTNCEKAPDAVAGGAENVTVVDQNFLEGLNDLPASYNCTTAGSDLAVLQYTSGTTRALPAAVKHSHQSIVTLMVAALYATGIRPGDRFFCPSSPAWGHGLWHGTLAPMAMGVSTGTFSGKFDAVRLLRALHDFRITNLTAAATHYRMMRNSGEAESFTYSFDKLSFTGEPIDSETATYVEQVFGTKVRSMYGTTEIGVIIANYPGADDLEVRDGAMGKAVPGVEVEVQRPDGSAADPDETGELMVKKRGQWFQTKDMGRVDADGYFYHGGRADDVIISAGWTIGAVEVEDAVLSHPAVSECAVIGTPDALRGLVVKAYIILKGDETPDLAQSIQDHVRSRLARHEYPRQIEFVTDLPKTPAGKVNRKVLRDQEAEKLAAAE, from the coding sequence ATGACCCGCTTGACGGAATTCACGTCCTATTCGGACGCTCAAAAGCAATACTCGAAAGAGAAGCTTTGGGAGTTGTTCGACGGCGATAGAGCGCAGTTCAACATTGCCCATGAATGCCTTGATCGGCACGTCGACGGGGACAACGTGGCGCTTCGGATCGCGCATTCTGACGGGGCTGACGAAATTCTGACCTTCGAAGAGGTGTCACGCCGTTCGTCGCAGATCGCGCACTATCTGGACGCCAAGGGTATCAAGAAAGGCGACCGTGTCGCCGTGATGATCGAACCCTCTCTGGCCTTCTATGCTGCAATGTTCGGTGTAATCAAAAGCGGCGCGGTCGCGGTGCCAATGTTCTCGTTGTTCGGGCCGGATGGCATTCGTCTGCGTGTCGGTGATTGCCAGCCTGCAGTGTTCTTGACCAATTGCGAAAAGGCCCCCGATGCGGTTGCGGGTGGCGCCGAAAATGTCACCGTGGTTGATCAGAATTTCCTGGAGGGGCTGAACGATCTGCCCGCATCTTACAACTGCACCACTGCGGGCAGCGATCTGGCGGTTTTGCAATATACCTCGGGCACCACCCGTGCATTGCCTGCCGCTGTCAAACACAGCCACCAGTCGATTGTAACGCTGATGGTCGCGGCGCTTTATGCGACGGGCATTCGCCCCGGAGATCGTTTCTTCTGCCCGTCTTCGCCTGCCTGGGGCCATGGTTTGTGGCACGGCACACTTGCGCCGATGGCGATGGGCGTGTCGACGGGCACATTCAGCGGCAAATTTGATGCCGTGCGCCTGCTACGGGCCTTGCATGATTTTCGCATCACCAACCTGACCGCTGCGGCAACGCATTACCGGATGATGCGCAATTCTGGCGAAGCCGAGAGCTTCACCTATTCTTTTGACAAGCTGTCCTTTACCGGCGAGCCGATCGACTCGGAAACCGCGACCTACGTTGAGCAGGTTTTTGGCACCAAGGTACGTTCGATGTACGGCACCACCGAAATTGGCGTCATTATCGCCAACTATCCCGGTGCCGATGATCTGGAAGTGCGCGATGGCGCCATGGGCAAGGCTGTGCCCGGCGTCGAAGTGGAGGTGCAGCGACCGGACGGGTCGGCTGCGGATCCCGACGAAACCGGCGAACTGATGGTCAAGAAACGCGGTCAGTGGTTCCAGACCAAGGATATGGGCCGCGTTGATGCCGATGGCTATTTCTACCACGGCGGTCGGGCAGATGACGTGATCATTTCAGCGGGTTGGACAATCGGCGCGGTCGAGGTCGAAGATGCGGTGCTGAGCCATCCGGCTGTTTCCGAATGCGCGGTCATCGGCACCCCCGACGCGCTGCGCGGGCTGGTGGTCAAGGCCTATATCATCCTCAAGGGAGATGAGACGCCCGACCTGGCCCAAAGCATTCAGGACCATGTGCGCTCCAGGCTCGCCCGCCACGAATACCCCCGTCAAATCGAATTTGTCACTGACCTGCCAAAGACGCCGGCCGGGAAAGTGAACCGCAAAGTTCTGAGAGATCAGGAAGCTGAAAAACTGGCGGCCGCGGAATAA
- a CDS encoding IclR family transcriptional regulator — MTSDDKKPTTKRQVPAVSRALAILRFLARSNEPVGVNPIARELGLIPSTCLHILRVLEEEGLVEFDSNLKRYTIGIGILPLARAALQRNTFSVLIQPKLSGLSEKFGVTGIATQLSEPGQMVVIALSQSNIPFRLQVDLGSRFPALISATGRLFAAFNVEDDAELTERFHKLTWDHPPSLEQWREEVVKARELGYAVDQGSYISGVTVVAVPVFGASRKMTRSIVAIGISERLQDKQIPKLVKSMMAIREDIEKIQIDTGS, encoded by the coding sequence ATGACAAGCGACGACAAGAAACCAACAACCAAGCGGCAGGTGCCTGCGGTCTCGCGCGCCCTTGCTATATTGAGATTTTTGGCCCGCTCGAATGAGCCGGTGGGCGTCAATCCGATCGCAAGAGAGCTGGGGCTGATCCCCAGCACCTGCCTGCACATTTTGCGCGTTCTTGAAGAAGAGGGGCTGGTTGAATTCGATTCGAATCTGAAGCGCTACACGATTGGAATCGGTATTTTGCCCCTCGCTCGGGCGGCGCTTCAGCGCAATACGTTCTCGGTATTGATTCAGCCAAAACTTTCAGGGCTATCCGAAAAATTCGGTGTGACCGGTATTGCCACCCAACTGTCTGAACCGGGACAGATGGTGGTCATTGCCCTGTCGCAGTCCAACATTCCGTTCCGGCTGCAGGTGGATCTGGGCAGCCGCTTTCCCGCCCTGATCAGCGCTACAGGCCGCCTGTTCGCCGCCTTCAACGTAGAGGACGATGCCGAACTTACAGAGCGGTTTCACAAGCTGACCTGGGATCACCCCCCCTCTCTCGAACAGTGGCGCGAAGAAGTCGTAAAGGCGCGCGAGCTTGGCTACGCGGTGGATCAGGGCAGCTATATTTCCGGCGTGACGGTTGTTGCCGTCCCCGTCTTTGGCGCCAGCCGCAAGATGACACGCTCGATCGTGGCAATTGGTATCAGCGAGCGCTTGCAGGACAAGCAAATCCCCAAATTGGTCAAATCCATGATGGCCATCCGGGAAGACATCGAAAAAATACAAATAGACACAGGGAGTTAG
- a CDS encoding PaaI family thioesterase: protein MTIQDIATREWREMKIDGFMTLIGPLLRAKDADQQYRYALQTNESHKNHLGIIHGGVLTSLLDQVIAITAWNAADRQPTVTVQMETRFLGVARARDFLTLQPSIRQATRSLVFVDADITCDDRLVASASAVMKISKTSGETP from the coding sequence GTGACGATACAAGACATCGCGACGCGAGAATGGCGAGAGATGAAGATTGACGGCTTTATGACGCTGATCGGGCCGCTGTTGCGCGCCAAGGATGCGGACCAGCAGTACCGGTATGCGCTGCAAACCAACGAGAGCCACAAGAACCATCTGGGAATTATTCACGGAGGGGTCCTTACCAGTCTTTTGGATCAGGTGATTGCGATTACCGCCTGGAATGCGGCAGACCGCCAGCCCACGGTGACAGTGCAAATGGAAACGCGGTTTCTGGGTGTCGCCCGCGCTAGAGATTTCCTGACACTCCAGCCCTCAATTCGTCAGGCGACGCGGTCTTTGGTGTTTGTCGATGCCGACATCACCTGTGACGACAGGCTGGTCGCCAGCGCCTCGGCAGTGATGAAAATTTCAAAGACATCGGGAGAGACCCCATGA
- a CDS encoding CoA transferase, producing MSDSQQKTAAGPLAGIKVLDFSRILSGPYASMVLADLGAEVIKVEPILSGDETRNFPPFQNGMSHYYIALNRSKKSISLDLKSPEGMQIAKDLAQQSDIVLENFRPGVMDRLGLGYDTLRSENERLLYCSITGFGANSPHGDKPAFDIVAQALSGVMSVNCEPGQAPNKLGIPLGDMAGSIFSVFGLLAALHERNATGRGKHIEVAMLDSLIALQGYLSQIYFVTGQSPQPVGTQHPSIVPYGSFPTSDGHVIVACLTERFWHNFARSLDREDLIKDPRFALYDARLANRDALHPIIHARMTKDTTAYWLQRLEEFDVPSAPILSIGEALEQDHAAKQGLVEEITHPEIGDMKLVRGPIRFDGVGPAKATAPSMLGENTFDVLSNQLGLQTADVQKLVAKGVVKGLP from the coding sequence ATGAGCGATAGCCAACAAAAAACCGCCGCAGGCCCGCTGGCAGGCATTAAAGTTCTCGACTTTTCACGCATTCTGTCTGGTCCTTATGCCAGCATGGTTCTGGCGGACCTTGGCGCCGAAGTTATCAAGGTCGAACCGATCCTTTCCGGCGATGAGACCCGAAACTTCCCCCCGTTTCAAAACGGCATGAGCCACTATTACATCGCACTCAATCGCAGCAAGAAAAGCATCTCACTAGATCTGAAATCACCCGAGGGCATGCAGATAGCCAAAGATCTGGCGCAGCAAAGCGACATTGTTCTGGAAAATTTCCGCCCCGGTGTGATGGATCGGCTGGGCCTGGGGTACGACACCCTGCGGAGCGAAAATGAACGGCTGCTCTATTGTTCAATCACTGGCTTTGGCGCCAACAGCCCGCACGGCGACAAACCCGCGTTTGACATCGTAGCGCAGGCGCTGTCCGGCGTTATGAGCGTCAATTGCGAACCCGGCCAGGCACCAAATAAACTCGGCATTCCCCTTGGCGATATGGCTGGCAGTATATTTTCGGTATTTGGTCTGCTCGCAGCCCTGCACGAGCGCAACGCCACGGGGCGCGGCAAACATATCGAAGTCGCCATGCTCGACAGCCTGATCGCGTTGCAGGGGTATCTGTCGCAAATCTATTTTGTCACCGGACAAAGCCCGCAGCCGGTCGGCACACAGCATCCCAGCATTGTGCCCTATGGATCGTTCCCAACCTCAGACGGGCACGTCATCGTGGCCTGCTTGACCGAACGTTTCTGGCACAACTTTGCCCGCAGTCTGGACCGCGAGGACCTGATAAAGGACCCTCGCTTTGCGCTGTATGACGCGCGGCTTGCCAACCGCGACGCGCTACACCCCATCATCCATGCGCGGATGACCAAAGACACCACTGCTTACTGGCTGCAAAGACTGGAAGAGTTCGACGTGCCGAGCGCGCCGATCCTGTCCATCGGCGAGGCGCTTGAACAAGACCATGCTGCCAAACAAGGGCTTGTCGAAGAAATCACACATCCGGAAATCGGCGATATGAAATTGGTTCGCGGCCCAATCCGGTTCGATGGTGTCGGTCCGGCCAAAGCCACCGCGCCGTCCATGCTAGGGGAAAACACCTTTGACGTCTTGTCCAACCAATTGGGCCTGCAGACAGCGGACGTTCAGAAACTGGTTGCGAAAGGGGTGGTGAAAGGCCTGCCCTGA
- a CDS encoding HAMP domain-containing histidine kinase: MLNSLSGRFLVLTIVFVMLAEILIFVPSISRFRLDYLAERLERAQIASLVLLADDMLDTDLESELLQNAGVYNVVLRRDEVRQLMLSSPIPQPIAGTYDLRMASAVTLIGDAFRQLASPANRIIRVIGAPVRDAGLLIEITIETAPLRMAMIDYGVRVLLLSAVISIFTALLLFAAVRVFLVRPIKGVVGYMQRYAAAPEDARGIIQPNAGVIELREAEEALQKLQTELTQALRQRERLAQLGGAVAKISHDLRNILTSAQLFTDRIEMSEDPLVRRLAPKLVNSITRAVSLCEGTLAFGRAEEPAPTFSHVALCELVEDIVESELLAPAEVAVDLVNAVPKGMMIRGDSEQLFRVVMNLVRNARQAIVATGKTGSVTIAARDDGDAWWITVSDTGPGLPKRAHENLFTPFQGSVRKGGSGLGLAIAAELIKGHGGSVTLSETGPEGSRFEIHLPKGDGTL, translated from the coding sequence ATGCTGAATTCGCTTTCAGGCAGGTTCCTGGTCCTGACCATTGTTTTTGTGATGCTGGCCGAAATTCTGATCTTCGTGCCGTCTATTTCCCGTTTCCGGCTCGATTATCTTGCCGAGCGCCTGGAGCGGGCGCAGATTGCCTCCTTGGTGCTGCTTGCGGATGACATGCTGGACACCGATCTTGAATCGGAGCTGCTGCAGAATGCCGGGGTCTATAACGTGGTGTTGCGCCGCGATGAGGTGCGCCAGCTGATGTTGTCTTCGCCGATCCCGCAGCCGATTGCGGGCACCTATGATTTGCGGATGGCCAGCGCAGTGACTCTGATTGGCGATGCCTTTCGCCAGTTGGCCAGTCCAGCCAATAGAATCATCCGGGTGATCGGGGCGCCGGTGCGCGACGCGGGGCTGTTGATTGAAATCACTATCGAGACCGCACCGCTGAGGATGGCGATGATCGACTACGGAGTGCGGGTCCTGTTGCTGTCTGCGGTGATTTCGATCTTTACAGCCCTGTTGCTGTTTGCGGCGGTGCGGGTGTTCCTGGTGCGGCCCATCAAGGGGGTTGTTGGCTATATGCAACGCTATGCCGCCGCGCCCGAGGATGCCCGCGGCATCATCCAACCCAATGCCGGGGTAATTGAGCTGCGTGAAGCAGAGGAAGCGCTACAAAAGCTGCAGACAGAGCTGACCCAGGCGCTGCGGCAACGGGAAAGGCTGGCGCAACTGGGGGGCGCCGTGGCCAAGATCAGCCATGATCTGCGCAATATCCTGACCTCGGCGCAGCTGTTCACCGACCGCATCGAGATGAGCGAAGACCCTCTGGTGCGGCGGCTGGCCCCCAAGCTGGTGAATTCCATCACCCGCGCCGTGTCCCTATGCGAAGGCACCCTGGCCTTTGGTCGCGCCGAAGAGCCGGCTCCAACCTTTTCCCATGTGGCGTTATGCGAGCTCGTCGAAGACATCGTTGAGAGCGAATTGCTGGCCCCGGCAGAGGTTGCGGTTGATCTGGTCAATGCGGTGCCCAAGGGGATGATGATACGTGGTGATTCAGAGCAGTTGTTTCGGGTTGTTATGAATTTGGTGCGCAATGCGCGGCAGGCTATTGTTGCCACCGGAAAAACCGGCAGCGTGACAATTGCCGCAAGAGACGATGGGGATGCCTGGTGGATCACTGTGTCTGATACCGGCCCGGGGTTGCCCAAGCGGGCCCATGAGAATCTATTTACGCCGTTCCAGGGCAGCGTGCGCAAAGGCGGCAGTGGTCTGGGCCTGGCGATTGCCGCAGAGCTGATCAAAGGGCACGGCGGTTCGGTGACGCTCAGCGAGACAGGCCCCGAGGGCAGCAGGTTTGAGATACATCTGCCAAAAGGCGATGGAACCCTGTGA